The window GTCCATCAAAAGGAAGTTGTTTGGCCAAcagataattttgaaaattcaaatataaaagaaGTTCTAATACGAGATGGTAAAATACAAAGAATGGCCACTGTGTTACATGTCAATGATTCCGATGATTTAATGCAGAAAGAGTTAGATGTTCTAAAATCAAGATGTTTTGATGGGgtaaatttttgactttttaattaaaacaaaatcatatatttaatattaaaattatttactctTAAGGCTTTCAACGATCCAAATGACAACAAAGATATTGAAATGACTCCCTGGCTATTAGTACAATACAGCAATGGACCTTCTAATGTCATCTATACCATTGTACATGTGGCTGCCACTGTTTGGAGATCAACAAACCTTTACCCTAATCTTGTAGTATATTTGTCAGAAAATGATACTGTCTACCAGGCAATAATTCTACGCAAAACAAGGGATCGTAATGAACTAGACACTGAATTACGTAAACTCAAAGAGTCTTGTTTAACATCTAAATTTCCTCTCGCAACATGTGTAAGTAATAATTGAGAATAATTTCTATCACAAtatgttagttttttatatttagtaatGTTTAAACCTTTGCCCTAATATAGTCAATGGTCTTACAGTCAACGACAAAGTTTGCTTTGCCCCCCGTGGATCATCAGAGTTTGTGCGCCAAACCCGTTACTGTGGTGGAACTTAAACGCGATACATTGCAAATAATTAGAAACTAGCATTTAATggatgaaatttaatttagtatttaagaaattgtctgacaataaaaaattgtattagtagtagtataagaataaaattgaaaatatatgcaGAAACctttaaaaggtttataaaaatttatgttttttttaatatcgtgTTTATAAATAccctagcaaaaataaaacgaagtacttgcAAAAGAATAACATATATCACCACTTcgaaagtagcactaagtgaatttgtttaccttctatgAACGTGATGTTTGTTGACttacaaagaagcgaaaagaatcgaagtttgtttagaatttatacactacttcctgagaatgacttcagatgaaaagaatttggaatcaaataaaaagaaaatccctCCCaagacaagcctgtgttaaagtcatcacttcttcaggactttttcaatacttccatggagtaaattctaccttcttttcgcttctttggaagtttattttttgctgggatgttgCTAAACCGGGCTCTAATATTGGCCTGAACTTTTCTCCGTGTAAAGAAATGTTTGCttctaaagttaaaaaattttggtgAAACTTCGAAGTCATCTATCGGACCAATTTAAAACATTGCAGTAATACTTCACGCGTTCCCTGGAACATATATTTGCTTTAAGATGATGTAGTTCATCTATTAAGAACattcattatttatataaatatacttataaaatttaattcgaTGTCATATTAGATTATATTCATAATGAACATATTTATGAGAGGAAAGAACTCAGCTAGCatttgaaatattgtttaataattaatcattaaactgtttttttactattttgatGATTGAAAAGTGATCAATAAGTTGCGCGCTAAAAAATgatatgattgaaaactgatTTTATGTAAAAGCAATAAAATGTATAGCAATCGGAAATTGATCATGCTGTTGCTTAAAGTGttacttttaacatttaaatatatttcaagcAAGAAGTTCTAAAAAATGACTCAAAAAAGATTCCAAAATGATTCGAAAAAGGATTCAAAAAAGACTCTATTAGAAAAGTTGCAAAAAATGTATGTAGCCTTAAATAAGTTAATATAATTCACATTTTGTTCataatattaaatgtataattatttgaGATTCTGTTATCATTTAATTCGATTTTCTGTCAAGGAAATTGAAATTGCattattctaaaattaaaataattttttatgattaatgATCTTCGGTgactaatgaaaaataataactcAGAAAAGCTCAAAGTGACCAAAATATGATTCGAAAATTACTATCAAACCATATTTCGACTTACAAATGACTCAAAATAGATACAAAATTGAGTCGGAAATGATTAGAAGTGCGGCttataaaaaaactcatttagAAAAATCGAGGGTAGTGCGCCATTTTCTCCCGACGAATATATCATTTCTGATTAGAAAACCAGcgcaaaaattataattttaattgtgcAAAAGACTCGAatgttatcaaaaatttaaaaaatgtcagtAAAGTCAGAAAAGGGCCAGAAGTTTATTCACATACATTGATAACCACCCAATATTTCGAGAAGGTATTGAAAGTAAACTCAAATGATTATCTTAGATACGTGGAAACTAAGTGCCGGTAGAGGTTAAAATTCATTACCATAGTGatcttaaaaactaattttaacgtTGCTATAAAAGCTGATCTTTAgcctatttataccctacaatactatagtggggagggtattatacgtttgtgctgacgtttgtaacatacaaaaatattggtccaatacccaccttaaagtataccgatcgattcagaatcattttttgagtctattaagacatgtccgtccgtccgtccgtctgtccgactggctggctgtccatgtaaaccttgtgtgcaaggtacaggccgcaattttcaagatattttgatgaaatttggaccaagcttgTTTTCTTGCACAGGGACTATTGagaatggttgaaatcggtccattatttcacctagcccccatacaaccgtacctcccgatttgtacTTGTTATGccataatttcaaatattctactatctctctaaaaattggcacaaataagttttatataagtataaatgagaCTGCATATTTTCGTAAGCATCGGCaattatttgaccctagctcccatacaaacccccttcaaaaaagtcttaaacgtctaaaattgacttgtaaccatttataTCGCAATGAAAGTCAACAAAcctaactattatttaaaaatatatccttttcccaaatttatagaggacggcccatatttgacctgtataaagcctcatttagaagttttagttttttatcaataaattgtttaaatattttggaatattcaatataaaagtttctttataaaaaataaaaaatttaaaaatacactcatggtgtagggtattataggccgaccatataatgccCGACTAttttttcctacttgttttgatGTAATGATTCTCTGATTGACTCTATATACTAGGACCGTCTAGAAAAATCAAATCTCAACCTgttctataagaaaaaattacgtataaaaaaatttaaattagaaaacgGCAacgcaaaaaatataatttcatttctttttttggaaattagcaatcaattttaatcgaaaaaaaCAATAGtactaattgttttaattttaacaactaGATATCTACAGTGTAAACTAACTAGTAGTTAATTTTACCAAAGGTGTAAATTGACATGTATTTCATATCAGTATATATGgattaaaattaccaaatatttttacatcaaagGTAACTATGCACagatatttacatatttgttgaaattacgggCATACGTCTGTATTTTCCTGCCCTGCAAAAATAATTGCtatcatactttacaaactacatcttaattacatctaaaaatgcgattacatattattaacttttattaaccaaatatttccttacaaatgaaaccccagttaaaagtgagaaaatggagaaaaaagtcattacaaataacatatttgaagtacatCACGGTTTGttgaaaaaccaatgaaatttaAGCGTGTCATTAAaagaatgtgttttatttttcacatcCAAATATCGGGTTATTTTTCATCTGACtgttagcaaaaaaatatatttttaagaatttcttatAACTCCATTCAATTACCTTTGTTATACTTCATTAAATTACAgatacaaattttgttctaaGAACACCGGCATTGGAAAAAATAGACGAACAATCCGAGAAAAGCACATCATCTATAGAAACTGAAAATTGTGAATTAAAGTCCATACAACCTATAACGAACATTTATCGCCTAGAAGGAGGCTGGAGTTTGGTTAACCGAGGAAGTAATAAGAAAAAGCCAAATAGTGTAAATGAATTCAATTCTACAAATGATAATGGGTAAGTTTGAAaagaaattcttaaacaaaactttagtaataagttaaaaatttcctttaaggcGATTAACAGATGAAGCTGAAAATAATCCTATAGATAGGGAAGACACATGGGAAAACAGGGAAGAAGATTTAGGTCAGATAGAGTCTCCTAATACaactacaaaaactaaaaatgaaaatatcaaAGGGTCAgaaaaagaaagtaaaactTACACAGATAATAACACTGATGAAACTACAGAAGCAAGTGTGCACAATGAAGTagaagaaattataaataaggAAGATATTAATGAAAATCTTGAAATAAATCAGCCAACTGCTTTCGCAGCAGAAACGACTTTGGCTAAAAATAATGCAACGAAGCACAATTTGGAAGCTGAACTAAATCTTGGAATAAATCAACGAATTACTTTTGAAGGAGTAACGACTTTGGCTACAAATAATCCAACAAATCGCAATTTGGAATCTGAACTAAAGAGTACATCTGCTAAAGAATTGATAACAGCATCCTTTATTACAAATGTACTTGACGAAGTGATACCAATTTCAGAAAAAACAATCTTGTTATCTTCCTCTAAAAAATGTCAAGTAAAAGATTTGATTCCAATTTGtggaaatgttaataaaaaacacagTCAGTGCGATTTGCTTGATATAAATTCAACCGATGCTGAACTAGCATCCgaattattttgcatattaCCTGACGACAAAGAAACTTGTAAACGGATTGAGgaattagaaaaacaaatagaGCATTTGCGTCATGATCTTAAAGATCTTCAGAATGAACTAATACCATTAGATGATCTAGCTAAATTTAATGTTCTTTCCAGACAGTTTAATGAAGTTAGTGCTCTCTTAacagatttaaaattaaattgtttaaaattgcaaaatattgaaTTGGAAAGTATACATCAGGAGATGGCACAATGTTCTCAACAAAATAATCAACAAGAAATGGATCTGTCATTCTATGACTGTGCGGACGAATATTTTTATCCATCTAAGAATTTGGAACAAAATTGTAATTGTGTTGTATATCAGAAATCGTATTATTTACCCACTGAAACTGAACAAACTGAACATGATCCATATTATGGAAGACCCAATTATCAGAGTTTAGAAGGTTTTGAATATTCTCAAACTAATGTTTGCTTTTGCCAACGCTGTCAATTATATAGAAATGCCTACACCGATCAAATATATTCTTCTGCAACACAAGGATCAAAACGACACAATCATAACAAGAGATCTTCAAGATTTGAAAGTGAGAAATATGATTGTACTGATTGTAGCACGTCTTCAGATAATTCTATACAAAGTACAAGTCCAAAACCTAAAAAACGATTTGTTAACGAATCAATACAACTGAGTTCGATTCCATTATTTAAACAACATAAACAAAGCAATAATAAGCAAATATCTGAACGCGGAGATAATCAATCTATAAGAAAATCGTATAGCCCTAAAACTAGCTATTCAGCTGGTAAAGAAGTATTATCCAATCTATTATCTAATGCTAAAGAAAGTTCTCAaatcaataatatttcagtttcaAGTTTGGAATGGCCTATAATAACAGGAAACTTATGCAAAGCAATTTGGAGAATTATTGgcaatataaaaagtaaaaatattgctTTAGCTGTatttttggaatcaaataatttGTACTACATTAATGTCTCTATTACACAGACGGGTCAGTGTTTAGGTTGTCTTTACACCAATGAAACGGCATTTCAAGCGGCgaagaagaaaaaattctttgataattttttgacattttttgttttgaattctgTGAATACTATGGAACAAAGAGATACAATTTTGGGTCattcttttgaatttataaatacatgtgattaaaatatttgtgtgaCAATGTGAGATTTTGTGatatgttaaattattaaaaaaaaaggaaaaatgtttgtaaaaatggTGTTATTTTTGaacatcaaattaaaaaatgttaaataaaactataaaaaaatttacaaatatatttttataaaattgatctCTTTccgatttatgaaatttttatactatattagaatattacaaaaatatcagAACTACACCCATTTTAATGTATACTTAACAATCACGCAGTGGTTGAAATTCATAATCTGGGGCCACTAttctccaaaatatttaaaacaatgctACCATCAGTAGTGATAGAGGTTTCTAGATACAAGTTCGTCCTTCAGTGTGCAACACCAGGAAATATTCATCCAACATAGTTGTatatatgaaattctgagtcaatttagatatgtccgtctgtcagttATGATTAAAACTACCTCGAAATCACCCTACAAATTTGTTccgaatcggtccataattggtcatggtTCTTATACAAATCCGTAAATCACTTgaacgcatatatttcattgaatgcTGCAGTTATCGGAATAAAATTCGGATCGGATCGTTATTCGTCATAGCACTTATAAAAGGTCCATTTCTGAAAtttacttaaacgcacatatttcattgattaatgaagctattgtaataaaattcgatacAAAAATGTTTCGATTTTATATGAACCATTCTACGAACTTCTTTCCGAATCGCTTTTTAATTAGTCATggctctcatataaggtccactttcgTAAATCACAAAAACGCAtacatttcattgaattataaaattatcGAGATAAAATTCGATTTGAATATGTCTTGTGTTTATATGAATCATCACCATCAGTAGTGataaagggtatatataactttgtcatttcgtgtgtaacaccatacaaaatattctgggtccttttcaaattctgagtcgatttagctataaaCGTCTGACTGT of the Lucilia cuprina isolate Lc7/37 chromosome 2, ASM2204524v1, whole genome shotgun sequence genome contains:
- the LOC124419462 gene encoding uncharacterized protein LOC124419462 codes for the protein MNSKSRIIIPNEIPTNLKHLHGLKNILLSTTKPTKYIVTLKPKGKNLKTQNLETQKVFINADHHRKRKSLLDTNFVLRTPALEKIDEQSEKSTSSIETENCELKSIQPITNIYRLEGGWSLVNRGSNKKKPNSVNEFNSTNDNGRLTDEAENNPIDREDTWENREEDLGQIESPNTTTKTKNENIKGSEKESKTYTDNNTDETTEASVHNEVEEIINKEDINENLEINQPTAFAAETTLAKNNATKHNLEAELNLGINQRITFEGVTTLATNNPTNRNLESELKSTSAKELITASFITNVLDEVIPISEKTILLSSSKKCQVKDLIPICGNVNKKHSQCDLLDINSTDAELASELFCILPDDKETCKRIEELEKQIEHLRHDLKDLQNELIPLDDLAKFNVLSRQFNEVSALLTDLKLNCLKLQNIELESIHQEMAQCSQQNNQQEMDLSFYDCADEYFYPSKNLEQNCNCVVYQKSYYLPTETEQTEHDPYYGRPNYQSLEGFEYSQTNVCFCQRCQLYRNAYTDQIYSSATQGSKRHNHNKRSSRFESEKYDCTDCSTSSDNSIQSTSPKPKKRFVNESIQLSSIPLFKQHKQSNNKQISERGDNQSIRKSYSPKTSYSAGKEVLSNLLSNAKESSQINNISVSSLEWPIITGNLCKAIWRIIGNIKSKNIALAVFLESNNLYYINVSITQTGQCLGCLYTNETAFQAAKKKKFFDNFLTFFVLNSVNTMEQRDTILGHSFEFINTCDYSDRENYNSMQDVREDEAIKLKPATNFNTTQSTSNYKIPEQNETYARIQRVRVKNLEQQVYLMHRELQRIRERMLPQKDLIRLNNILDRLKELNLVLTDLKNHFNKVQQTTLNQKEEKIAYRNGTSSNRMYSAQQRSLEHTINNTQHVEQSENLVGANEVEHASDAKYVKYYPRQNAGYDQEDFSKTTMKQENNSKQNKINEGSIREHNYELNEPFKTCKQLMDEIKPPGSILGNYLMRLQDFRTDPELRRKRWEKKQQEKLQQLENRKKFRESFENKGTSTEGIEQNNANYSNSTLQNSSEQQRDVIKSRIEISFNRPTSETDSGLASDLPLIRHDLSDVVYEIINDIDRDSIALTIVLENDNVYHISVSLITSGHSLSCFLATEEAIQEAKEQHLFREILTFFVVNAENSDTQKDRILGHSFEFIKFDVNQ